The following proteins are co-located in the Pseudomonas sp. ATCC 13867 genome:
- a CDS encoding NADH:flavin oxidoreductase/NADH oxidase → MSQLFEPLTLRQLTLPNRIAVSPMCQYSAQDGLANDWHLVHLGSRAVGGAGLVIVEATAVAPEGRISAEDLGIWNDEQIEPLRRITRFLESQGAVAGVQLAHAGRKASTWAPWLGKHGSAPVSEGGWIPVAPSAIAFDPQHTTPIALSEEQIATIKQQFVRGAERALAAGFKIAEVHAAHGYLLHQFLSPLSNQRRDQYGTCFENRIRFLLEVTEAVRAVWPQELPLFVRLSATDWVEDGWNPDETVELARRLKDLGVDLVDVSSGGTAVNAEIPVGPGYQTQFAERVRKEAGVASGTVGMITEPVQAEHILRTGQADLILLARELLRDPYWPLHAADELGGQPVPWPPQYLRAAQRGTPQRKAFGQV, encoded by the coding sequence ATGAGCCAGTTGTTCGAGCCCTTGACCCTGCGCCAGCTGACCCTGCCCAACCGCATCGCCGTTTCGCCCATGTGCCAGTACTCGGCCCAGGACGGGCTGGCCAACGACTGGCACCTGGTTCACCTGGGCAGCCGCGCCGTGGGGGGCGCCGGGCTGGTGATCGTCGAAGCCACGGCCGTCGCCCCGGAAGGGCGGATCAGTGCCGAAGACCTGGGTATCTGGAATGACGAACAGATCGAGCCGCTGCGTCGCATCACCCGCTTCCTCGAATCCCAGGGCGCGGTAGCCGGCGTGCAGCTCGCCCACGCGGGGCGCAAGGCCAGCACCTGGGCGCCGTGGCTGGGCAAGCACGGTTCGGCGCCGGTCAGCGAAGGCGGCTGGATCCCGGTGGCGCCGTCGGCCATCGCGTTCGACCCGCAACACACCACACCCATAGCCCTGAGCGAGGAGCAGATCGCGACCATCAAGCAGCAGTTCGTGCGCGGCGCCGAGCGCGCCCTGGCCGCCGGCTTCAAGATCGCCGAGGTGCATGCGGCCCACGGCTATCTGCTGCATCAGTTCCTTTCGCCCTTGTCCAACCAGCGCCGCGACCAGTACGGCACCTGCTTCGAGAACCGCATCCGCTTCCTCCTGGAGGTCACCGAGGCCGTGCGCGCGGTCTGGCCGCAGGAGCTGCCGCTGTTCGTCCGCCTGTCCGCCACCGACTGGGTGGAGGATGGCTGGAACCCCGATGAAACCGTGGAGCTGGCGCGCCGCCTGAAGGACCTGGGTGTGGACCTGGTGGACGTGTCCTCCGGCGGCACCGCGGTGAACGCCGAGATTCCGGTGGGGCCGGGCTACCAGACGCAGTTCGCCGAGCGCGTGCGCAAGGAGGCCGGGGTGGCCAGCGGCACTGTCGGCATGATCACCGAGCCGGTGCAGGCCGAGCACATCCTGCGCACCGGCCAGGCCGACCTGATCCTGCTGGCCCGCGAACTGCTGCGCGACCCCTACTGGCCGCTGCATGCCGCCGATGAACTGGGCGGCCAGCCCGTGCCGTGGCCGCCGCAATACCTGCGCGCGGCGCAGCGCGGTACGCCGCAGCGTAAGGCGTTCGGGCAGGTCTGA
- a CDS encoding transcriptional repressor, translating into MTVVAELSARRTQRRSRQLLEQAGLRCSLPRLKLLDALATLGSSTAAELHAHLQGPGPSITFDCVSQSLRRLHQSGMLVRDERKRYSLDPAFDGTVPAREAALADG; encoded by the coding sequence ATGACGGTCGTCGCCGAGCTTTCCGCCCGCCGTACCCAACGCCGCTCCCGCCAGTTGCTGGAACAGGCCGGCCTGCGTTGCAGCCTGCCGCGCCTGAAGCTGCTCGACGCCCTCGCAACGCTGGGCAGCAGCACCGCCGCCGAGCTGCATGCGCATCTGCAGGGCCCCGGCCCGTCGATCACCTTCGACTGCGTCAGCCAGAGCCTGCGCCGCCTGCACCAGAGCGGCATGCTGGTGCGCGACGAGCGCAAGCGCTACAGCCTCGACCCCGCGTTCGACGGCACCGTGCCGGCCCGGGAAGCGGCGTTGGCGGACGGCTGA
- a CDS encoding purine-cytosine permease family protein, protein MAGKSLIETRSIDYIPESERHGRLFSQFTLWFGCNLQITAIVTGALAVVLGGDVFWSLIGLLIGQVFGGVVMALHGAQGPKLGLPQMISSRVQFGVFGAVIPLVLVCVMYVGFNATGTVLAGQAIGQLAHVSDTLGILVFAAVIVVVTVCGYRVIHWLGKAASVLGIVAFAYLFVRLLSVNDIGGLLENRHFAWNTFLLAVSLAASWQIAFGPYVADYSRYLPSQTSSPKTFLAVGLGSVIGSQTSMVLGVFAAALAGKAFSGQPVAYVVGLGASGMLAAALFFSVAFGKVTIATLNAYGSFMCIATIISGFRGHLEVTRLQRLLFVLLIVGLSTGLALAGQHSFLAAFKSFLLFLLAFFTPWSAINLVDYYCITRERYDIPALSDPDGRYGRWNWTGIGVYCFGVLVQMPFIDSGFYAGPLVETLGGVDISWLVGLVLPALAYYLLARNSQGHVPARLISPEAGDPAS, encoded by the coding sequence ATGGCTGGTAAGTCCCTGATCGAAACCCGTTCCATCGACTACATCCCCGAATCCGAGCGGCATGGCCGGCTGTTCAGCCAGTTCACCCTGTGGTTCGGCTGCAACCTGCAGATCACCGCGATCGTCACCGGCGCCTTGGCCGTGGTGCTGGGCGGCGACGTGTTCTGGTCGCTGATCGGCCTGCTCATCGGACAGGTCTTCGGTGGCGTGGTCATGGCCCTGCATGGTGCTCAGGGGCCCAAGCTGGGGCTGCCGCAGATGATTTCCAGCCGCGTGCAGTTCGGCGTGTTCGGCGCGGTCATCCCGCTGGTGCTGGTGTGCGTGATGTACGTCGGCTTCAATGCCACCGGGACGGTGCTGGCCGGCCAGGCCATCGGCCAGTTGGCGCATGTCAGCGACACCCTGGGCATCCTGGTCTTCGCGGCGGTCATCGTGGTGGTGACGGTCTGCGGCTACCGAGTGATCCACTGGCTGGGCAAGGCTGCCAGCGTGCTGGGTATCGTCGCTTTCGCCTACCTGTTCGTGCGTCTGCTGTCGGTCAACGACATCGGCGGGCTGCTGGAGAACCGCCACTTCGCCTGGAACACTTTCCTGCTGGCGGTCTCGCTGGCAGCGTCCTGGCAGATCGCCTTCGGTCCCTATGTCGCCGACTACTCGCGCTACCTACCCAGCCAGACCTCGTCGCCGAAGACCTTCCTCGCCGTGGGCCTGGGCTCGGTGATCGGCTCGCAGACCTCGATGGTGCTCGGCGTGTTCGCCGCGGCGCTGGCCGGCAAGGCCTTCTCCGGCCAGCCGGTGGCCTATGTGGTCGGCCTGGGCGCCAGCGGCATGCTGGCCGCCGCGCTGTTCTTCAGCGTCGCCTTCGGCAAGGTCACCATCGCCACGCTCAACGCCTACGGCAGCTTCATGTGCATCGCCACCATCATCAGCGGCTTCCGCGGCCACCTGGAGGTGACGCGGCTGCAGCGCCTGCTGTTCGTGCTGCTGATCGTCGGCCTGTCCACCGGCCTGGCGCTGGCCGGGCAGCATTCCTTCCTCGCCGCGTTCAAGTCGTTCCTGCTGTTCCTGCTGGCGTTCTTCACCCCCTGGAGCGCGATCAACCTGGTGGACTACTACTGCATCACCCGCGAGCGCTACGACATCCCGGCGCTGTCCGACCCAGATGGTCGCTATGGCCGCTGGAACTGGACCGGTATCGGCGTCTATTGCTTCGGCGTGCTGGTGCAGATGCCCTTCATCGACAGCGGCTTCTACGCCGGCCCGCTGGTGGAGACGCTGGGTGGTGTGGACATCTCCTGGCTGGTCGGCCTGGTGTTGCCGGCGCTGGCCTACTACCTGCTGGCGCGCAATAGCCAGGGGCATGTGCCGGCTCGGCTGATCTCGCCGGAAGCCGGCGACCCGGCGAGCTGA
- a CDS encoding acyl-CoA dehydrogenase family protein, producing the protein MNFAIDATELAIVDSAERVCRDVLAANAQRYDEEESFCAESLQALGELGFMGINLPETYGGFGIGSLAMSRVVEAVSSACASTASALTAHFLATDSILIGGSEEQRQEWLPRCASGELLGAFGLTEPAAGSNPADMRTRAMREEGGWRIRGSKHYITNAREADFIVLYAKTDAEAGARGISAFMIPKGTAGVTFANPEKTMGLRGSTIYELALDCWLPAEALLGQENQGFRTAMEVLDRGRVEVAAMSLGIARAALEYALKWVDERQIGPKPLSAYQGTQWRIADMYAQFEAARLLTQQAAARRDSGERFSLESATAKLFAAEACGFITDAALQLHGGYGYIRDLPLERFVRDARILRIFEGTSEVQKIIISRAVLDAARH; encoded by the coding sequence ATGAACTTTGCAATCGACGCCACCGAACTGGCCATCGTCGACTCGGCCGAACGCGTCTGCCGCGACGTCCTGGCCGCCAACGCGCAACGCTACGACGAAGAGGAGAGCTTCTGCGCGGAAAGCCTGCAGGCCCTGGGCGAACTGGGCTTCATGGGGATCAACCTGCCGGAGACCTATGGCGGCTTCGGCATCGGCAGCCTGGCCATGAGCCGGGTGGTCGAAGCGGTGTCCTCCGCCTGTGCCTCCACAGCCTCGGCACTCACCGCGCACTTCCTCGCCACTGACTCGATCCTCATCGGCGGCAGCGAGGAGCAGCGCCAGGAATGGCTGCCACGCTGCGCCTCCGGCGAACTGTTGGGGGCCTTCGGCCTGACCGAGCCGGCAGCCGGTTCCAACCCGGCGGACATGCGTACCCGCGCCATGCGCGAGGAGGGGGGGTGGCGTATCCGTGGCAGCAAGCACTACATCACCAACGCTCGCGAAGCCGACTTCATCGTGCTCTACGCCAAGACCGATGCGGAAGCCGGCGCCCGTGGCATCAGCGCCTTCATGATTCCCAAGGGCACCGCCGGCGTCACCTTCGCCAACCCGGAAAAAACCATGGGTCTGCGCGGCAGCACCATCTACGAGCTGGCGCTGGATTGCTGGCTGCCCGCCGAGGCGCTGTTGGGGCAGGAGAACCAGGGTTTCCGTACCGCTATGGAAGTGCTCGACCGTGGCCGCGTGGAAGTCGCCGCCATGTCCCTGGGGATCGCCCGCGCAGCCCTGGAATACGCGCTGAAGTGGGTGGACGAACGGCAGATCGGGCCCAAGCCGCTGTCCGCCTACCAGGGCACCCAGTGGCGCATCGCCGATATGTACGCGCAGTTCGAAGCGGCGCGCCTGCTGACCCAGCAGGCGGCGGCGCGGCGCGACAGCGGCGAGCGCTTCAGCCTGGAATCGGCCACCGCCAAGCTCTTCGCCGCCGAGGCCTGCGGCTTCATCACCGACGCCGCGCTGCAACTGCATGGCGGCTACGGCTACATCCGCGACCTGCCGCTGGAGCGTTTCGTGCGCGACGCGCGGATCCTGCGGATCTTCGAGGGAACCTCCGAGGTGCAGAAGATCATCATCTCCCGCGCCGTGCTGGATGCCGCCCGCCATTGA
- a CDS encoding CaiB/BaiF CoA transferase family protein, whose amino-acid sequence MSNVTELPTPQPLMGVRVLDLSRVLAGPHCTAMLADLGAEVIKFEVPGHGDDSRHLGPFKDGESVYFGLINRGKRSVELDFKAPDDLQRFYRMVADADVVVENFRPGVTQRLGIDFDSLKRHNPRLIYASISGFGQNGPLSRRPAYDIVAQAMSGLMSVSGFPETGPTRSGEALGDLCAGVYAAWAISSALFAREHQGSSAQYIDVAMFDVLVSLQMTGLSNLFAHGRAPGLVGNRHPVSTPFDTYRAADGLVVIAVASDKLFRRFCESIGRAELAEDPRFADDPSRTCNEQALRAEIERWTGARSVEDACDLLLDAGVPASPVWNLAEATGSEQAQVRQLLVQPGDGQPPLVPQPVYFNGRKPHAATRAPRLGEANAVFGLDNRAGAVQ is encoded by the coding sequence ATGAGCAACGTGACTGAACTGCCGACCCCACAACCGCTGATGGGCGTGCGTGTGCTGGACCTCAGCCGGGTGCTGGCCGGCCCGCACTGCACCGCCATGCTCGCCGATCTCGGCGCCGAGGTGATCAAGTTCGAAGTGCCGGGGCATGGCGACGACAGCCGCCACCTCGGCCCGTTCAAGGACGGCGAGAGCGTCTACTTCGGCCTGATCAACCGCGGCAAGCGCAGCGTCGAACTGGACTTCAAGGCGCCCGACGACCTGCAGCGCTTCTACCGGATGGTGGCCGACGCCGACGTGGTGGTGGAGAACTTCCGTCCCGGCGTCACCCAGCGCCTGGGCATCGACTTCGACAGCCTCAAGCGGCACAATCCCAGGCTGATCTACGCGAGCATCTCCGGCTTCGGCCAGAACGGCCCGCTATCGCGCCGCCCGGCCTATGACATCGTCGCGCAGGCGATGTCCGGGCTGATGAGCGTCAGCGGTTTCCCCGAGACCGGTCCGACCCGCAGCGGCGAGGCGTTGGGCGACCTGTGCGCTGGCGTCTATGCGGCCTGGGCGATCAGCAGCGCGCTGTTCGCCCGCGAGCACCAGGGCAGCAGCGCGCAGTACATCGATGTCGCCATGTTCGACGTGCTGGTCAGCCTGCAGATGACCGGCCTGTCCAACCTGTTCGCCCACGGCCGGGCGCCGGGGCTGGTGGGCAACCGCCACCCGGTGTCCACGCCCTTCGATACCTACCGCGCCGCCGATGGCCTGGTGGTGATCGCGGTGGCCAGCGACAAGCTGTTCCGGCGCTTCTGCGAAAGTATCGGCCGCGCCGAACTGGCGGAGGATCCGCGCTTCGCCGACGACCCGTCGCGGACCTGCAACGAACAGGCCTTGCGCGCCGAGATCGAGCGCTGGACCGGCGCTCGTAGCGTCGAGGACGCCTGCGACCTGCTGCTGGATGCCGGGGTGCCGGCGTCGCCAGTGTGGAACCTCGCCGAGGCCACCGGCAGCGAGCAGGCACAGGTGCGCCAACTGCTCGTGCAACCGGGCGACGGCCAGCCGCCGCTGGTGCCGCAACCTGTCTACTTCAACGGGCGCAAGCCTCATGCCGCCACGCGCGCGCCTCGCCTGGGCGAAGCCAATGCCGTATTCGGCCTCGACAACCGTGCTGGAGCTGTCCAATGA
- the hutU gene encoding urocanate hydratase, giving the protein MSSTGRYRDTEIRAPRGTQRSAKSWLTEAPLRMLMNNLDPEVAENPKELVVYGGIGRAARNWECYDKIVATLKELNDDETLLVQSGKPVGVFKTHANAPRVLIANSNLVPHWANWEHFNELDAKGLAMYGQMTAGSWIYIGSQGIVQGTYETFVEAGRQHYDGNLKGRWVLTAGLGGMGGAQPLAATLAGACSLNIECQQSRIDFRLASRYVDEQAKDLDDALARIAKYTAEGKAISIALLGNAAEILPELLKRGVRPDMVTDQTSAHDPLNGYLPAGWTWEQYRDRAQTEPAAVVKAAKQSMAVHVKAMLEFQKQGIPTFDYGNNIRQMAKEEGVDNAFDFPGFVPAYIRPLFCRGVGPFRWAALSGDAEDIYRTDAKVKELIPDDAHLHNWLDMAKERISFQGLPARICWVGLGQRAKLGLAFNEMVRSGELKAPIVIGRDHLDSGSVSSPNRETEAMRDGSDAVSDWPLLNALLNTASGATWVSLHHGGGVGMGFSQHSGMVIVCDGTDEAAARIARVLTNDPGTGVMRHADAGYQIAIDCAREQGLNLPMITG; this is encoded by the coding sequence ATGAGCTCCACCGGCCGTTACCGCGATACCGAAATCCGTGCCCCGCGCGGCACCCAACGCAGCGCCAAGAGCTGGCTGACCGAAGCGCCGCTGCGCATGCTGATGAACAACCTCGACCCGGAAGTCGCCGAGAACCCGAAGGAACTGGTGGTGTACGGCGGCATCGGCCGCGCCGCGCGCAACTGGGAGTGCTACGACAAGATCGTCGCGACCCTGAAGGAACTGAATGACGACGAAACCCTGCTGGTGCAGTCCGGCAAGCCGGTCGGCGTGTTCAAGACCCACGCCAACGCCCCGCGCGTGCTGATCGCCAACTCCAACCTGGTGCCGCACTGGGCCAACTGGGAACACTTCAACGAACTGGATGCCAAGGGCCTGGCCATGTACGGCCAGATGACCGCCGGCTCGTGGATCTACATCGGCAGCCAGGGCATCGTCCAGGGCACCTACGAAACCTTCGTCGAAGCCGGCCGCCAGCACTACGACGGCAACCTCAAGGGCCGCTGGGTGCTCACCGCCGGCCTGGGCGGCATGGGCGGCGCCCAGCCGCTGGCCGCGACCCTGGCCGGCGCCTGCTCGCTGAACATCGAGTGCCAGCAGAGCCGCATCGACTTCCGCCTCGCCAGCCGCTACGTCGACGAGCAGGCCAAGGACCTCGACGACGCCCTGGCGCGCATCGCCAAATACACCGCCGAAGGCAAGGCGATCTCCATCGCCCTGCTGGGCAACGCCGCGGAAATCCTCCCGGAACTGCTCAAGCGCGGCGTGCGCCCGGACATGGTCACCGACCAGACCTCCGCCCACGACCCGCTCAACGGCTACCTGCCGGCCGGCTGGACCTGGGAGCAGTACCGCGACCGCGCGCAGACCGAACCGGCCGCCGTGGTGAAGGCCGCCAAGCAGTCCATGGCCGTGCACGTCAAGGCCATGCTGGAGTTCCAGAAGCAGGGTATCCCGACCTTCGACTACGGCAACAACATCCGCCAGATGGCCAAGGAAGAGGGCGTGGACAACGCCTTCGACTTCCCCGGCTTCGTCCCGGCCTACATCCGCCCGCTGTTCTGCCGTGGCGTGGGTCCGTTCCGCTGGGCCGCGCTGTCCGGCGACGCCGAGGACATCTACAGGACCGACGCCAAGGTCAAGGAGCTGATCCCGGACGACGCCCACCTGCACAACTGGCTCGACATGGCCAAGGAGCGCATCAGCTTCCAGGGCCTGCCGGCGCGTATCTGCTGGGTCGGCCTGGGCCAGCGCGCCAAGCTGGGCCTGGCGTTCAACGAGATGGTCCGCAGCGGCGAGCTGAAGGCCCCGATCGTGATCGGCCGCGACCACCTGGACTCCGGCTCGGTGTCCAGCCCGAACCGCGAGACCGAAGCCATGCGCGACGGCTCCGACGCCGTGTCCGACTGGCCGCTGCTCAACGCCCTGCTGAACACCGCCAGCGGCGCCACCTGGGTCTCGCTGCACCACGGCGGCGGGGTGGGCATGGGCTTCTCCCAGCACTCGGGGATGGTGATCGTCTGCGACGGCACCGACGAAGCGGCGGCGCGCATCGCCCGCGTGCTGACCAACGACCCGGGCACCGGCGTGATGCGCCATGCCGACGCCGGCTACCAGATCGCCATCGACTGCGCCAGGGAGCAGGGCCTGAACCTGCCGATGATCACCGGCTGA
- the hutC gene encoding histidine utilization repressor, which yields MSQDHSSLAAFALETPAPLYARVKEIILQQIRNGVWKPNSKLPSESELFALLGVSRMTINRALRELTIEGVLVRLQGVGTFVAEQKGHAALFEIHNIAEEITARGHEHRCEVVLLEPLPEGADLSMPFELENVSRIFHSVVVHYENDVPVQLEERFVNAEVAPEYLQQDFTRITPYAYLIQLAPLTEGEHVVEAINAEAADCKLLRIKRGDACLLIRRRTWSAKGQVGAARLVYPGSRYRLEGRFGQ from the coding sequence GTGTCACAAGATCATTCCTCCCTGGCCGCCTTCGCGCTGGAAACCCCGGCGCCCCTGTATGCGCGGGTCAAGGAAATCATCCTGCAGCAGATCCGCAACGGCGTGTGGAAGCCCAACTCCAAGCTGCCCTCGGAGAGCGAACTGTTCGCCCTGCTGGGGGTGAGCCGGATGACCATCAACCGTGCGCTGCGCGAGCTGACCATCGAGGGCGTGCTGGTGCGCCTGCAGGGCGTCGGTACCTTCGTCGCCGAGCAGAAGGGCCATGCCGCACTCTTCGAGATCCACAATATCGCCGAGGAGATCACCGCCCGCGGTCACGAGCACCGTTGCGAAGTGGTGCTGCTCGAACCGCTCCCCGAGGGCGCGGATCTGTCCATGCCGTTCGAGCTGGAGAACGTCAGCCGTATCTTCCACTCGGTGGTGGTGCATTACGAGAACGACGTGCCGGTGCAACTGGAGGAACGCTTCGTCAACGCCGAAGTGGCGCCCGAGTATCTGCAGCAGGACTTCACCCGCATCACGCCCTACGCCTACCTGATCCAACTGGCGCCGCTCACCGAGGGCGAGCACGTGGTCGAGGCGATCAATGCCGAGGCTGCGGACTGCAAGCTGCTGCGTATCAAGCGTGGCGATGCCTGTCTGCTGATTCGCCGGCGTACCTGGTCTGCGAAGGGGCAGGTGGGGGCGGCGCGGCTGGTCTATCCGGGGTCGCGTTATCGTCTCGAAGGCCGCTTCGGGCAGTAG
- the recJ gene encoding single-stranded-DNA-specific exonuclease RecJ: MRIESRPLPPTLPDLGDLPPLLTRLYAARGVQSAAELDKGLARLIPYQQLKGVDAAVELLVDALEKGQRILYVGDFDADGATASSVGVLALRMLGATWVDYLVPNRFEYGYGLTPEIVAVALEKRPDLLVTVDNGISSIDGVAAARAAGLRVLVTDHHLPGPELPAADAIVNPNQPGCEFPSKAMAGVGVIFYVMLALRARLRERGWFAARGIAEPNLAELLDLVSLGSVADVVPLDANNRILVHQGLARIRAGRARPGLRALLEVAGRDGRRITSTDLGFILGPRLNAAGRLDDMSLGIELLLCEDEALARDMAVQLDALNQDRKAIEQGMQREALAQLKELPVEEMPFGLCLFDAEWHQGVIGILASRLKERYHRPTIAFADAGDGSLKGSARSVPGFHIRDALDAVAARHPGLISKFGGHAMAAGLSLPQENFGAFAAAFDAEVRRQLDEDDLTGRLLSDGQLGAEEFHLELARAIRQAGPWGQHFPEPLFHGVFQVVQQRVVGERHLKLVLKTECGSLQLDAIAFNIDREVWPNPTVRWAEVAYKLDVNEFRGNETVQLMVAHIAPR, encoded by the coding sequence ATGCGCATCGAATCCCGCCCGCTCCCGCCAACCCTGCCCGACCTGGGCGACCTGCCACCGCTGCTGACCCGCCTCTACGCCGCCCGTGGCGTGCAGAGCGCCGCCGAGCTGGACAAGGGGTTGGCGCGACTGATTCCCTACCAGCAGCTCAAGGGAGTGGACGCGGCAGTGGAACTGCTGGTCGATGCGCTGGAGAAGGGCCAGCGGATTCTCTACGTCGGCGACTTCGACGCCGACGGCGCCACCGCCAGCAGCGTCGGCGTGCTGGCGCTGCGCATGCTCGGCGCGACCTGGGTCGATTACCTGGTGCCCAACCGCTTCGAGTACGGCTACGGCCTGACCCCGGAAATCGTCGCCGTGGCGCTGGAAAAGCGCCCGGACCTGCTGGTCACCGTGGACAACGGCATTTCCAGCATCGACGGCGTCGCCGCCGCCCGCGCCGCCGGCTTGCGCGTGCTGGTCACCGACCACCACCTGCCGGGACCGGAACTGCCCGCCGCCGACGCCATCGTCAATCCGAACCAGCCCGGCTGTGAATTTCCCAGCAAGGCGATGGCCGGTGTCGGCGTGATCTTCTACGTGATGCTCGCCCTGCGCGCGCGCCTGCGCGAGCGCGGCTGGTTCGCCGCGCGCGGCATCGCCGAGCCGAACCTCGCCGAACTGCTCGACCTGGTGTCCCTGGGCAGTGTCGCCGACGTGGTGCCGCTGGACGCCAACAACCGCATCCTGGTGCACCAGGGCCTGGCGCGCATCCGCGCCGGCCGTGCCCGGCCGGGCCTGCGTGCGTTGCTGGAAGTGGCCGGGCGCGATGGCCGCCGCATCACCTCCACGGACCTGGGCTTCATCCTCGGCCCGCGCCTGAACGCCGCCGGGCGCCTGGACGACATGTCCCTCGGCATCGAACTGCTGCTCTGCGAGGACGAGGCCCTGGCCCGCGACATGGCGGTGCAGCTCGATGCGCTCAACCAGGACCGCAAGGCCATCGAGCAGGGCATGCAGCGCGAGGCGCTGGCCCAGCTCAAGGAACTGCCGGTGGAGGAGATGCCCTTCGGCCTGTGCCTGTTCGACGCCGAATGGCACCAGGGGGTGATCGGCATCCTCGCCTCGCGCCTGAAGGAACGTTACCACCGCCCGACCATCGCCTTCGCCGATGCCGGCGACGGCAGCCTGAAGGGGTCGGCGCGCTCGGTGCCGGGCTTCCACATCCGCGATGCGCTGGACGCCGTGGCCGCCCGCCATCCGGGGCTGATCAGCAAGTTCGGCGGCCATGCGATGGCCGCCGGCCTGTCGCTGCCGCAGGAAAACTTCGGCGCCTTCGCCGCCGCCTTCGACGCCGAGGTGCGCCGCCAACTGGACGAGGACGATCTCACCGGCCGCCTGCTCTCCGACGGCCAGCTCGGCGCCGAGGAGTTCCACCTGGAGCTGGCGCGGGCGATCCGCCAGGCCGGTCCCTGGGGCCAGCATTTCCCCGAACCGCTGTTCCACGGTGTGTTCCAGGTCGTCCAGCAGCGCGTCGTCGGCGAGCGTCACTTGAAGCTGGTGCTCAAGACCGAATGCGGCTCGCTGCAGTTGGATGCCATCGCCTTCAACATCGACCGCGAGGTCTGGCCCAATCCCACCGTGCGCTGGGCGGAAGTGGCCTACAAGCTGGACGTCAACGAGTTCCGTGGCAACGAGACGGTGCAGTTGATGGTGGCGCATATCGCGCCGCGCTAG
- a CDS encoding YaeQ family protein, whose protein sequence is MALSATPYKADISLTDLDRGVYETLRFTVARHPSETEERLAVRLLAYVIWYNEQLAFGRGLSDVEEPSLWEKSLDDRVLHWIEVGQPDADRLTWCSRRCEKLTLVAYGNLRVWTTKVLDSVRHLKNLNVVAMPQEPLEEISRDLPRSINWTVMISEGTIFVTDERGQHELQVEWLMGER, encoded by the coding sequence ATGGCCCTGTCCGCCACGCCCTACAAAGCCGATATCAGCCTGACCGACCTCGACCGTGGGGTCTACGAGACCCTGCGCTTCACCGTCGCCCGCCATCCCTCGGAAACCGAGGAGCGCCTGGCGGTGCGCCTGCTCGCCTACGTCATCTGGTACAACGAGCAGCTGGCGTTCGGTCGCGGCCTGTCGGACGTGGAAGAGCCATCGCTCTGGGAAAAGAGCCTAGACGACCGCGTGCTGCACTGGATCGAAGTCGGCCAGCCCGACGCCGACCGCCTGACCTGGTGCTCGCGTCGCTGCGAGAAGCTGACCCTGGTCGCCTACGGCAACCTGCGCGTGTGGACCACCAAGGTGCTCGACAGCGTGCGCCACCTGAAGAACCTCAACGTCGTCGCCATGCCCCAGGAGCCGCTGGAGGAAATCTCCCGCGACCTGCCGCGCTCGATCAACTGGACCGTGATGATCAGCGAAGGGACCATCTTCGTGACCGACGAACGCGGCCAGCATGAACTCCAGGTTGAATGGCTGATGGGCGAACGCTGA